The region TCATCTTCCAACAATAAGCGGATTCTTGTTCTTGTATATGTAATAGCTCATGCACAATTTCTCTAAAGTCGCAACTGAATGCTGCATAGGATTTAGCTTTATATCCATCATCATTCTCTGCCATAACAAGAAccaaacataaaaaaaaaaaaactagaAAAACAGACTAATAATGTGAAATTGTAATTTGATCTTAACCTCGATTGCAACCTTATCACTTTACAATATTAAAATCTTCAATCGAAATGAACattgaaaacagaaaataaaGAACATTTAACCAAACCAAAAGGTCCTCCTAaaagcaaaaatgaaaatcaaaccTGAAAATCAGCTCCATATTTTTCAACTAGCCGACTAATATAAAGACGCTGAATTGAAGTCAAAGGTTGAGGAAGTGCACTTTTACCATCTCTTCTCCTCTTTCCCAGTGCCGATTTCAAATCTACAAACCCAAAATTCACACTCATTTCAACAAAATATAAACAAGTTCTGACACAAAAACACACTAATTGTTGAAGCAAGAGAAGATAATGAATTGAGGAGAATATACCGTCTTCTTCGAGATCACTGCCGGAATCGTTGGGGTCATCGGAAACAGAAGGAGCTTGAAGATTATCGTTGAGGGAGTTAGGGTCATTGACGACACCGAAGGAGTTGTAGTTTTGTGTGACGCTTCCTTTTTCATCCCATTTAGGGTCTTCTGCAAGGGATTGTAACAGTTTGGGAGGAATGGTGAAAGCGGGTTTCAAAACTTTAGGGTTCTTCTTTGGAAGACCCACACGAACCTTAGGTCGAGAATTCTTGTATTTTCTTCGTGAACCTCCCATTCTCGTTTGTTATCTCTCTGAATctacaaattagggtttttcgaGTATGTGATTATGGTTTAGGGTAATAAATCAAATTGAATGAAATGTGCGTCTCTCACACAGTACTCAAAGTCTCAACGCCGTCGTTTCGTTTTGAGTTTTAGGGCATGGAATTAACTGGGCTTATCAGGCCCATTTATGTTGACTTGTAATTTGAAAATGCTTTTTTTCCCTTCTAGTTAAACCCTCTACATCCAAGTCACACCATTCTGTCACAAATTATTTATTCAACTCAATATGTTATTTATCTTTCATTGGCGTTTTAAATATTAGACAATACTGAGATTCAAATTCTCTCTATGCAAGTGTTCACCTTAACAATACATGACGACACATCATATTTTCTAACTCTTAAGGTCATCCATGTAAACTAACctctttattaattaaataattaaaaaattaaaaaatacCAAGGTATTTGTAAAGTTTCGAATTATCAGGAGTATATTTAAATCAAATAGGTCTCACTGTTTAATTTGGAGTTATTCATGTCAATAAGTATGCATTTATCCACCGATGATCTCTAATACTGCTTTAATAAAGATATCATTGTATAAGTATATCATAATTCAGTCATTCTATAAGTATGATCTcacttttttttttttggtatAATCTCATAATGACTTCACATATTTTTACAAGTTAGCCTAACATGAAAGagcattttaattttttttccaaagTTTTTTCAGTATAAATAACACATTTTATGAGACACATATCATATAATGATCCAAAATTTTAAGGTAATATGTGTGTGAGTTTTTTAACTTATAAATATTTAAAGAGCAAAAAAATTATCAGAAATTTAAGCTGTGTGAGTTCTCTTGCAATCCATCTTATTGTTTACAATGATGGATTGTCAAGAGCAAAAAATTACTCACAATGATGAATTGTAAGAGCAAAAAATTATTGGGTTCAAAGTTTGTGtttttaaataatcatataattgaaaatttattttatttatctaacatttttttttgttttgtaTCAGACATTTGATCTTCCTCAAAATAAATGAAACGATGATCCCAACATTTGTTCTTCTCCAAGATATTCAGCATTTGTTCTTCACCAACAACGATGACGATGAAGAACAAATTTAATATTCTATATAAATAATATAATgagtgtatatatatatatatatatatatatatatatatatatattatatatatatatatatatatatatatatatatatatatatatatatatatatatatatatatatatatatattcatctTTCCCCTCGATTTTGTTATTAAACCGAAAGGTATACGGTGCTAGTTtggaaaatataaaaaaaaaaaatttgggGATCGAACAATTTAAACTGAGGGATAAAGTGACAGTTTTTCATGATACCCTTTGCTACCTCGCCTCTTTAACCGATGTTAAATTAACTATGCGTCTGAGGTTACATGTGTTTTTTGTAGTAGTGTCTCCACTTTTGTAGTTAATGTGAGACTTCCTCACACTTTATTTCTCAAAGTTCTTAACTTACATTTAATTTTTTTCTCAACACTCTCCCTCAAGTGTGAGTCTATCCACATTGATCCCCCTCAAGCAGAAGCTATTTTATCCACATGCACTTGTATCGTCGTTGACACTCTTCAATGGGACACCTCCTATCCACCACCTATGGGGATGAATTTTGATACAAGTGAGTATGTCCTTCACTCAAACCAGACTCTTATACCACTATTTGGTCATCAATTCGGTGATCAACACGAGAGAACATTTTTACATTCCTTGAGCCTTTTTCTTTATGAGCAACACACATTGTGAAGGACATACCACATACTCACCCAAAATCTCAAGAAGATATGTGtgtgggttctctcacttataaatatACTCAAGTCTCCACTTTTTTAATCAATGTGAGATTTCCCTACACTTTATTTCTCAAAGTTCTTAAATCACACTTGCTTTTTTATCTCAACATCTTGTGCATCAAAGTGTTATTTGTATGGCAATGAGTAATAGTGAATGATGGTACCTAGACAAGGTGGAAGAACTTTTAGATGACAAGAGAATTAGAATGAAAAAGAACCCAACTTACAAAACATTAAAACATTATTGGTGTTCTTTAGGAAGATGAAATGACTTTATAGATTTGAATACACAATTTTCCAACAAGACCAAAGAGAAAAAATGGATGGAAAACCATAAATTTATTAGAGAATGTGAATGGTATGGAGGAGGCAAAGACAAAAACAATGGATGATTTGAGTAGCCTTAGAAAAGGTCTTACAGATGGACGATTTATAAGGGAGTAAGTAGAATTTGAGGAGAAGGCCATGTGACATTAGGAGGATAAGGtaaaagaaaataacaaaaataaacTAGATTGACGATGATATCATTGAGACAAATCCATATGCTTTTAAGAGCGTCGTAACCCAAGTCAAATTTTTAATAAACCCAGAGGTCTAGAGGAACACCAAATGGGTGAATTGGTTGAATTTTTTGTGAATGGTAAACGGATCGTCCCAAAAGGATTTCATGACAAGGAGGAAGAAGTCGTTTGGTCTCCTATTTATACATGTGTTTTTATTTTAGATGTTATATGTTAGCACACATAAGGTTTTTGTAATGAACATCTTTTGTTACAAATAAATTATTCTTTATGCAAATTGTTTTTTAGTTTGCACactttttaaaatttaaattatttattattcTAGTTCAAATTTTTTATTATGAGCTGAAAACAAGTTCTTAATCATTAGTTATGATTTTAGAATTTTTGAGAAGGTGAAAATCCTTAAATCTAATCACAACGAGGATATgactttgccttttttccttgAGTCAACCTTATTATCTAGTTATCCATTATGTGTGTATTTTGCTTTGATTCATCTTGTTATAGACATGATTTACAATCTTCGGTGTTGTTAATCTTGTCAAACATCATTTACTTCTTTGTGAATTGAGGAGATATATATGTATAATTCATTTTAACAAATAGGAAAAAAGGTATGCTTATGGGGATGTAAATTTAGAAATGGCTACACCACATTTTCGATCCTGTAACTTGACATTTGAGTTCATTTTGGTCCATTATCTTTAAAAAGTATTATATTGGTCTTTTAACTATCTAAAATGGGTCATATTAGTTATATTTTTCCTTTCAATTAGTTATAAGTACCAAAAACACGTAAACTACAAAAGTACTTATTAACTTCTTTTGCAGGTAATCAATGAAAAAACCTCAGTTTATCAGTAAAACACGATAAACGCGGGTACAAACTTTTTAACCATGTATTTATTAAGTATAGGTAAAAACAGCCAAGAAAACATCAAAACCATTAAAAAAACACCTTTCAACAATCAAATCTCGTTAAGCCAAGAACAATGTCTCGCTAAGCAAGCCATGGCGGCAAAAGAAGACTTAAGAGCCAAGTAACTTCAAGGCTAAGCAACACAACTTGCTTAGAGCAATATCAGATGCGCTAAGCGATGTATGGAGGTTCATGACTTCAAGACTAAGTTAATTCATGGGCAAATAAGGGTTTACTCTCCAAGCGATCTTGAGCGGCACGCTAAGCGAGGATAGGCAGGAAAGAAAATGTAGGATGAGCTGGAAAAACGTAGATTAAAAGAAAGCAGGCGTGCTAAGCGAGCTTTAAGCCTCACTTAGAGAGAAACATGGATCAACACCCTATGAATAGGGTTTTAGTAAGTTCATTTAAGGAAAATTGTGGTGAAAATTTGGTAGATTTTTAAGAGAAACATGTTATATACGAAAAACAACAAGAAATGGAAAAAGAGGAAGATTGAGGGCGGGAGCGCTGTTTGAGGAATAAACAATAAATGTTTTTAGCTTCTTTCTTCTAGATCTTATTGTAAAGCTACAATGAGTAAGTGTAGCTAGTTTCTCTTTTTTGGGGTTAAATGTAGTAGTCCTAATACTCGTTAATTAATCACGATCGTGGAGTTTTATGTATTTTTTGTTATACTTTAATATGATGAATTCTTTGTTTGTAATGCTTATTTTGGATTAGTTCCTAAAACATGTATTCATGGTTTGACTTGATATTCAAAATGTACTGGCCATTAATAGATCCAAGTTTTTTTTAATCTATTGGATATGTTAAACTCTAGAGATAAATTTAGGTCTAGTATCCATATAAAATATTGAAACTTATAATGTTATTTTATTGGTGAGTAGGTTGAGAGATCGCCTTTTAAAAAGTAAGATTGATTTCACTTTGTTGTCTCAGACTTAAGCTACAATCCAAAGCGATGGACGATAATATTAATAGTTCATTAGAATCACATATTAATGATCAATGATAATACACGAGGACAAGTCGACGAAATCTAACCCCAATAAGTTTTCTTAACTATTAACACCAAAGTTCAATTTACTTTCTGTCATTTTGTTTTGTGTTACTTAGATTTCACAAACAAACAACCTTTGAAAACCCATTCTTTAAATCATAGAATCTATTTAAAGGTCTTTAAACCATTCTTAAGATTGCAATTGGAGCCATACACAATATTTTAGTTAATAATAAATCAAGGAAAACACATATATGAAAGAAATATGTTTTTGATTGTTGGTAGTACTAGAAAGACTTAATGATAATAAGTTAAAAAGTGTGAATGGTAGAGACTAGTGAGTATAGGAAGCACGTTACGGAGAATGTGACATTTGTAACACCTCGTTATTAGTATTTAGTTAATTgtgctattttaattaaatttgtAATGTGTTAGTGAATTATTTTATTTCATGTGTTTGGGGTAGATGGCCTAAGATGAGAGAACACGCCCTTTAGaaataaaatgagatttttatttaattctaattgatttaattatttaatttgagaaAATATAGTTTGGGATAGAAACTATAAGTTTAGTAGAGTTTTGGAATGTGAGAGTAATTAACAAGGGATGAGGGTATCAATATTAGTAACAAATAATTAAgttttatttgtttatttaaatAGGGAAATTGAGAGGTAAATAAAATTAGTTTGTTGTACATGAAAGTTGAGAAGGATTAGAGCAGGGGCTGGAAGAGGGAGATTCAGGAGGAGACACTGTAACCAAAGCTTAAGAGATCATGTAATTCTAAGGTAAGGGGGAGAAATTACTCACGTGTGGGTGCTTAGCCAATGATGATAGAGAGGGTTCCTTACCCTCTTCCTTTGGGGTTTTTCTaatttcaccattgatgatgAGTTTTAATCAAATCGATGTAATATGTGTTAATTTGTGCCTATTTGGTTGTTTTTAATACTGTATTAACATGTATGATTGAATTTGCGTGTTTGGAATCGATTGGGGTCGAAATCAGAGCTTTGATAGAGCTTAAATGGTGGAAATCACACATTTTTACATTGATGTTCTGGGATATCATGCTCAGCACGGTCGAATCCCCTCTTAGAGAAATTTTGCTCAATGCGAGGAGGGCTCGTCCAGTAAAATGCTTTGTTTTTTGTTCCTGGTCTAAGCGAGGAAGAGCTTCACTTAGTGAGAGCTTGCTTAGAGAGCTATTGTGTTCGCTTAATTAGCGTGACAAAGTGAGTGTTCTGGTTTTTTTGGAGTCTGCGCTTAGCGAGCAAAATCTGCGTGATCAGCGAATCCGTGCTCAGCATGCCCTGGTTGTGTTTAACGAGGATGATAGTGCAGAGTTGGCTGTTTCAAATCAATTTTTGTGACAAAGTTACTTTTTGGTGATTAAATGGTACTGTTGGGTACTTAATGAGGTTATTTGATTTTGTTTGATGTGAATAAATTGATTTTATTAATTTGATAATTATTATGCATGAAATTGTTGAGTTTATGTTGAGTTGTGATCAATTGATAGATAATAAGCATTGTTGAGTTTCATGGTGAGTGGCCATGGAGGAGTAATGATTGATATGTGATGAGTCTGGTTTAGAGAGAGGACCATGACGAGCATTGATATAGTTGAGTTGTGAGTCCGTTCAGAGAGGGGACCGTGACGAGCATCGAAAGAGTTGAGTTGCATTGCATGCATTCATGAGTTGTAGACTTTCCTGGTTTAGA is a window of Lathyrus oleraceus cultivar Zhongwan6 chromosome 6, CAAS_Psat_ZW6_1.0, whole genome shotgun sequence DNA encoding:
- the LOC127091198 gene encoding nucleolar protein 16 — encoded protein: MGGSRRKYKNSRPKVRVGLPKKNPKVLKPAFTIPPKLLQSLAEDPKWDEKGSVTQNYNSFGVVNDPNSLNDNLQAPSVSDDPNDSGSDLEEDDLKSALGKRRRDGKSALPQPLTSIQRLYISRLVEKYGADFQRMMMDIKLNPMQHSVATLEKLCMSYYIYKNKNPLIVGR